ATTTGTAAGACTTATTTGGGATGCTAGTGTGGTTCAAAGTCTCTAATTTGCATGTGTTGATCATGACTTGGTCTAATGTTTATTTCCACTTTGTTGAAGTGCTATATCTTGTCGTATGCATCACATTGATATTCATGTCACACCTTTGCACCCCACGAATGCAAGAATATAGGGGGAGCTCACTTAATTTGTGCGAAGTGGCATTTGAGGTTGTCTACCTTCTCATGCACATATTAAGGGGGAGCTCACCTATATGGTTGCAttcaaaatatttatatatCTCATGTGAGCCCtaattgtgttgtcatcaatcatcaAAAAGGGGGaaattgaaagtgcatttggccccctaagtgggttttggtgttgatgacatgcaaggttaggggactaataattttatcaagtgACTAACAGGTTCTAACTATAGAGAAGTGCAAAGGTACGAAAAGAATCTCAAGAAACCCCGAATTGCAAAAATGGAACGGTGTTAAGCTCAAAAGAAGACTCgtttataatttctaatttaGAATTTAAGTATAGGAACACCATAATATAAAGGAGGATgcggatggatagcttgaagatgctaaagtgctcatttgagatgctaaccaccctTTGAGTGACACATCTCACACACTTGCACAACCTTTAACTCAGTTTTTCTATgagtatcggaagttccgacaccagTCGGAAGTATCCAATTACTCCCGATAGGGGTCCTCTTCTAATTTAATTTGAAGTATTGGAAGTTCTGAAACtccatcggaagttccaatAAATATGCATCGGGTGTTTCTTGAAACTCCCGATAGGGTTCCTCGACCATCTGTTCTAACTTCATTGGAAGTTCCGATAGGTACATAAATGTACTGTAACAGCTAGTTTTGGGGGCTCGGGTATAAATACCTCCTAAGCCCCCCCCCCCATTCAATGCTGCTAACCTATTCATGAAGAACACCCCCTCTGAGCATTGAATACTCCTCCCCCTCACCCCTTAGAGCTAAATCCTTGAGAGtttgagctagggtttgggtgagaGCAAGATTGAGGGTGCTAGACTAGGTTTGAGTGTGAGGTTCAActagttcatctcaagagcactccaAGCATCCTCGGCTCTGAttcgcgtttgttactcttgatgCTTGCTTCTAGATGGCTAGGCATCGCCCGTTTGAGCACCCGCTTTGTGTGGTGCGCCCGGGAACGTTTGTATCACCCATCCTtcgtggattcatagtaagtgactcaaccctcctttgtggttgattgagggaggtaaagggttagtgaggatccggctctttgtgagctcctcaatggagacgtagcttcctttgtgggagtAAACtttggtaaacaaatccttgtctcttgtgcttattgtgttcttcgattttaTTTTAACCTAGAAGCCTGAATTTAGCCGATCTATCAATTTGTGTGGTTCCTTGCTCATACATCACCCTGAGTAGTCTCTATGCTTCATTTActatcttttgattcaaatagaattggCAGATTCAGGTTGCATTTTGAATTTTGTTCAGCTCACTCTATTCTTTTGGAAGTTCCGATCCTATACCGGAAGTTCCCATcaatcggaagttccgacatagcgtcggaagttccgacacatcTAATACTACTGtgaagtttttcaggaaaaatttgaagtgagcctattcacccccctctaggcatcacaagatcctttcaataGGTGCTAAGGTAATTAAGGTTTAGGATGAGTTTCTTAGGTGCTCTATATCTAGAGTAAGATTTTCCTTGTTTTCGTCTCATGTCATATGTTTCCCACACTTGTAGAGTACATTTCGATGTACTCACCATTTTCCCTTGCTCAGAAGCTGGAGAAGAAGTGGAGTACTAGGAAGAATCTGGATTCGACCCAAATGCTCCGTACTAGGCTGGCGATTCCCCAGAAGACTGCCTGTGGCTCGATGGAAGACCCGCTCTGCTAAAACCCTTAAATGTATTTCTGTTTTAGACCCAAGGGTCATTCTGTATTAAAGTTACGCTTATGTATGACATTGTAATGATATTCACTAATGAAGTCGCCGTATGTATGAATAAactgatcctggcatacatatggTTTGAATTCAGTTTTGGTCATATAAAACTGGGTGTGACACATCTGTTCTTCTCTTGCCCATTCAGCCAAGCCTGTTGGATCTTTTTGGACATTGCCTGGGATCTTAATCTCCCAACTTTGAACATGGTCATTCAAGCTAGGGAGAGGTTTGGTTCAGTCAGCTTTAGGGAAATCGTGATGGTGGCTGCTTGGTCAATTTGGTGCCACAGGAATAGCATTGTCTTTGACAGAGGTTCTCTCTCTTTCGCATCTCTTTCGCTAGATGGAGAGCAAGTTTCATGGAAGAAATTAAGCTGGTTACCCTGAGGGCAAAACCGGCAATTAAGGAGAAGATAAAAATTTGGCTGAGTAGTCTGCTgtagttttttcctttttcttttaagGCTTGAAGCCTTACACCATGTACATAAACTTttcatatatataaaaaatagagGTAGGGGCCTCACCTAAAATCCGTCAAAAAAGCACATAATAGTATAGTTAAACTAGCACCATTGGTTTATTTTTGAATGCCAATGTATGCATGTTCAGCCGACAACAATTCAAATTTCTACATGCATTAGAGACAAGTAAACTTTTTTCCATTTGGTAAATtgcaataaaaaatttaaacgTGTGATCCAATTGTCTTGAATACACTAATGATTAACTATTCAACTCTGTAGAGTGCAATTACATTTTTGTTGTACTCGTATCCGAATACGACAGTTTCCTCAAACTAGGTACTTCCTGTTTTGCTGGATGAGCTTGTCGACTACAATGTTGTAGGCCTTCTCGGTAGGATGGAAGCCGTCCCAGAAAATATAATCATTTGCATTTGGACATGCATTGTGATACGCAATGAATATGGCAGCACTTAACACCGTGCTACCACAGCAACCTTCGTTCACCTCCTTGAATCCTACATAATTGTGCCATATATTGTTCAGTGCAGAAATTGCTGTAATGAGAATCAATTAACATCCCTTCAGGAAGAAGACACAAGCAAGGCCCTATCATCATATTACACATTTGATTCGTTAAATAGGTCTCTGAGGGCGTGCAACTAGCTAGGTAGTTGTCATATTCTTTAAATACAGTGCCTGCGTGTACCTGCTCGTTACTGAGACTAgaaccttgttttttttttgaaacaacaGAGTTTATAACCttatttcatttagatttagAATAAAGTTTCCTATCAAATTATGCTTCAGCTACATCCTTTTAGTAGTCATTTTTGAACTGTGCCAGCTGAAAGATGACACTATTGCTCTTTGATTCGTGTTAGTTAAGGCCACCTTCTGTAGAGGTCTAACTTGTTGCAAAGTTATTATGCGAAGCAAAACTTTAGTTGTctaaatttataattttaaatttgtaTAAGGCAACAATATTGGGTTACaaaaaatgaaacataaaactTACCATAAAAAGCTGGATTCTGAATAAGATCGAGTAAATTGTAGAATATGTCAATATAAACAAACTTTGATCCAGAACTATTGCGTTCTACATTTAGTCGCTCTATTTCCTTTGAGAGCTTTGAATTAAATAATAGTGATGCTTGATTCCTTGACGGCTCGCATTCCCTTGATGGACTTCCTCCAAGTGTTATTTGTGAAGGACAACAACCCAATGGTGGAACACCAACAATTCCTATCTTCTTGGCTCCCATAACGTTCAGAGTCTGTGCAAAAGTGGTCCACGAACATTTCAGTGTACCGAGAGATGTGGATTTAATATATAATCTATCTGTTTGCAAAGAAGTTAAAGTCTGTGTCTTGCTTGTTTTTTATATATAGAAGAATCGACGTTGTAATGAAAACAAAGTGTAAACCAGGGATATATTGTAAACTTGAAACATAAGGGAATGAAAAAAAGATGTTGAATGTAGAAATAAAATTTATGAATGGGAACAAAAATAAGCCATTAAAAAGTTTTCATATCATCCAGTCTCAAAGAATTTGTGCAGTTACAATCATAACAATTACCGTTGTGAAGTTGATCGCTGAAGAGACAAGAAAGTCCATATAAGAAGGAAGGTCATAGTCATGACGTCTCAAAGGAACTGCAAAATAGTTATTTACAATATCATTTGCCCCCATGATTGTAAAGAAGACGGCTTGAGAAATAACACGTGTCATCTCCTCCTCTCCAACCAAAGCTGCTAGCTCCTCCTTGTAGTCATGGAATAATTCAAGTTGCTCGGCACTTGACCTGGCAGTCTACATTCATTTGTATTAATTTCTTGATTTATGGAGTGATCTCAGAGACAATAAAAAAGAATTTACTAATTCCATATTGTAATAGTTTGATGTGCAGCACAAAAGAGAATGTACCGAGAGTGTAGATGTGAGCGGATCATATCCGCTGCCTCCAGATGCAAAGGCCACACCAGTGAGCAGGTCATTCGGTTGCAGCTTGTCAGAAAGGTAAGGAGGCAGTAGCTCCTTAACGCCCAACTTAGAAGCTGTTCATTAATCATTAGTAGTGATATGGTAAAAAATAAGTTTGATTAAGGATATGCAAAGGAGCTAACTCTGAAGGAATAAATCGTATGTTTAATTTCGCGATAAAACTACATAAGGCTTAATTAGCTATGCCTTTCTAGTTCCTACTGTATACAGATGTACTATTGGCGAAGACTTCAGCAACGCCTCCATAGTTCCGTGCTATCAATGCATACTGTACCAGATGACACGAGCATAGTTGGACCACCGGAAATGCCATGGAAGGACAGGAAACCCCCTGAAAATCCAGGACAACCATACTAGCTGCATTCAGTAGCCCCGTTGATTGCACAGTATCtgctttgaattttttttttaaaacaaacctggtaggagagctgccgattatctGCTTTGAATTTTCTCCTATACAACATATTTCAAGCACAGAAGCATGGCGACATCTCCACCAAACTCCTAGGCCCTGGCTGATAAATGCCTCCCGATACTCTGTACCACCTCCCTTCTCCATATCttgtagtactccctccgttctcgtTTATTTGACGTTCATTAGCTCAAATTTGAGCTAGCCGGCGTCAAATAAAGGAGAAGGGAGGTAGTAGTTCTCGTTTATTTGACGTTCATTAGCTCAAATTTGAGCTAGCCGGCGTCAAATAAAGGAGAAGGGAGGTAGTATTACGCTCTTAGTAGCTACCATCTCCAACCTCTTCTGCATCATCCTTATACTGCATATATGGCAGAATCTGGAATGACGCCCGAAAAAGGGACAACGAGGTGACGGGGTAGTTTCTCCAACCCTTTGTTCTTGGCCAGCCATGCACgatttgattttttaatctcTATAGATAACTTCCATCTAGCAAGTTAATTTGATTACCTTGGGAGTTTTGACCATGTTCTAAAATACATAACTACGTGCACTCTACTACCATGCGTGTGTAGTTTTTGGATTACTAAAGGCTGCCTCTAAAAGACTGAAACACCGCACGATTATACATTTTAATAGTTTTATGATTTTAATCCCTTCCATGCAGCACCTCCTGCCGACAATTTTATACCATAATGAAAATACAAACAGTATATCTTGTGACAACATACCTAAGAGGTCCCCTGGGACCAAACCATTGGAGAATCTCCCGGTGGCAACTCCGCCGGGGAAGTCCTGCCCGTATGGAGGGAAGTTGGCCCTCGCCTCTGTCAGCCGGTGGTTGTTGTTGCCGGGATCGACGATGGAGTCGCCAAACATGAGGATGGCCGAGATTTTTTCGAACCCACCGGAGCCTGAACCATGGACAACTCCCGGGGAAAGCACCACCGCCAGTAGCAGAACGACTTGGCAGAAAGCATGGCCGCTGATACCTCTACCGGCCGTCAGTGACGCCATATATTATTCACTGCCCTGCGCCTTGGTTCTCTCACTCGCTTGATTGCAGTGGTATATGGGCTCCGTCTGCCGCCGCCGGATGGCCATACGCGCGTGTTATATAGCGCGCTGTGAAGAGACATACGAAACAGCCGTGACGCGACTTGACTTGTGTGCATGGTGGTGGTTGCGCGTTGCATCCGCCATCCGCAATGGTCCAGCTGTTAATACGGGTGCCTCTGATGCGTCTGCTGCGTGCGGTGACCCTCAGAGTCGGACTGTGCTTGAGGGTTTATTGTGTGTGCATGCAAGTGGGCAGAAGAGATATAAAGCGTAGGCCACGTGATTGTAATCCTGCTCAGATATGAATATGATGTTGCCAGGTCAGACGATCTGGAGCTGAGGAGACGGAAGACCATACTAGTTGTCTCACGAATTGAAAATGTAAGTCACGCCGCTTAGGGCATCAATGATTTCAAAGATAACACCCTTTTCATTAGTAGAAGTTTGTATAAACAACTAGCCAAACACGATGGCGCGGCTCTAGGCTATAGATGGTCACATTGGCCATTGGGTATTCAATTCTTGTGCTAATGACGAAAATTGCACTTTTTAGTGAACTCATGCCTATGGCTACTAAAATAACGCGAAACTCGACAGTCCCGGTGAAGAGGAGTTCTATCCCGCAATATACGCCGGTGCTGAACTCGCCGATTTGGCGGTCCGCCGGTGCTGAGCACTGATCTGCATGGAGGCCGCAGCAGGGGCTCTATTTATTTGGTGGTTCGTAGGCGTCGCATTCGTCAATTAATTCCACGTGGAGCACCTTGATCTTGGCAGATAGAGCAAATCAACCAAGCACGCCTGGTCTTTCTGGGTAAGCTAAGGCAGTACAACGCTGAGCAAATCAACCAAGCACGCAATCAATGCAGCTGCATG
Above is a genomic segment from Setaria viridis chromosome 4, Setaria_viridis_v4.0, whole genome shotgun sequence containing:
- the LOC117851220 gene encoding GDSL esterase/lipase EXL1 — encoded protein: MASLTAGRGISGHAFCQVVLLLAVVLSPGVVHGSGSGGFEKISAILMFGDSIVDPGNNNHRLTEARANFPPYGQDFPGGVATGRFSNGLVPGDLLASKLGVKELLPPYLSDKLQPNDLLTGVAFASGGSGYDPLTSTLSTARSSAEQLELFHDYKEELAALVGEEEMTRVISQAVFFTIMGANDIVNNYFAVPLRRHDYDLPSYMDFLVSSAINFTTTLNVMGAKKIGIVGVPPLGCCPSQITLGGSPSRECEPSRNQASLLFNSKLSKEIERLNVERNSSGSKFVYIDIFYNLLDLIQNPAFYGFKEVNEGCCGSTVLSAAIFIAYHNACPNANDYIFWDGFHPTEKAYNIVVDKLIQQNRKYLV